The Kordia sp. SMS9 DNA window TTATAAAATATTCGTCGTAAGAATTGTCCAAATTAAAATACTTGCGCTTGCTAATAGTACGTTGATTAAGGTAACTTTGATTGCATTTTTCATGATATTGAGTTTTTAGTGAGTGTTAATTTGTATAGTATAAAAGTACTACCGATTACAGGTATTTGGTTAACCAAAAAAAGGGGTAAAATGACCAAAATCTAATCATAAAAAAACAGCGACACTCATTGCTGAGAAATCGCCGTTTCTGTCCAACACTAAATGATGTCGTTATGAATTTTATATTATTTTGAAGTCTCTTTTGTTTGTAAGTCTTGGTACTTTTGTTGTAATTCTTGATCAGAAATGATTTCCCATCCGCCACCTAAAGCTTTGTAAATAGCAATTAAAGACGTCATAGATTGCGTTTCGCTGATTGCCAATCGGTTTTCGGCTTGAAGCAAGGTGTTATCAGCGTTTAAATAATCAATAAAATTATCCAATCCTGCGTTGAAGCGTTGTTGCGCAAAGTTTTTTGCTGTAGCGCTCGCTTCTGAGGATTGACGCAATAGTTCTCTACGTTGCAACTCGTTGGTATAATTGCTCATCGCCGTTTTGATTTCTTCCAAGGCTTCCAAAACCGTTTTTTCATAGTTTTGTAGCGAAGCTAATGTTAAAGCATCTTCTTTGTTAATTTGTTGTTTGACGCGACCTAAATTAAATGCTGCCCAACTGATGCTTGGAAATATATTCCAGGTAAATGATTCATTGCTTCCAAAGTTGGAGAAATCTACCGCAGAAAATCCAATGCTTCCGCCAAATTGAATTTTTGGGTACAATTCCGCTACCGAAAGATTGTATTTCGCAATTTGAATCTGCAATGCTGCTTCCGCTTTGCGCACATCGGGACGACGACGTACTAACTCAGAAACATCACCTACAGAGACACTTGTTGGTAAACTTGGCAATGGTTTTTTATTGATAATTGTAGTGTCTAAATTTCCAGGAATTTCTCCGATTAATACGCTCAAACTATTTTTTAAAGCTTCAATTCGCGCGGTTAATGGCGGAATGGTCGCACGTGTATTTTCTAACTGTGCCAAGGCTCTAGAAACATCCAAATTATTGTTGATTCCTGACTTGGAAAGTCGCACGGTTAAATCATAGGTTTCTTGTTGCCCTTGTAAATTTCGTTGTGCAATGTCCAGTTGATATTGTGTGCCGCGCAGTTCCATATAATTACGTGCTACTTCTGCAAAAATCAATATATACGTAGCTTGCATGTCTGCGATGGCTACTTGTTGATTGGCATACGCGCCTTTGATTCGGTTAGAAACTCTTCCAAACAAATCGGTTTCCCAAAACGCATCAAAACTGCTATTATACGTCGTAAATGTAGGATTGCTTCCTGGCACAAAAATATTTTCCCCTAAACGTGTTCTGGTATAATTTCCATTGGCAGTTACCGTTGGGAATCGGTCAAATTTTGTACCTTTTAAGGTAGCGCGTGAAGCATACAAATTGGCAACTGCCGCGTTGATATCTAAGTTGTGTTTTCTTGATTTTTCGATTAAGCTATCCAACACAGGATCGTTGAATTTCGTCCACCATTCAATAGTGACAGCGGTGCTTTCAAAAGCTTCGTCTGCTAAGTTTTCGGTTAAATATTCTTTGTTAATGTCAACATTAGAATTGACTTCAAAATCTCGCTTTGTGATTCCACATGAAACCAAGATCAGCGAAACAATCGTAATTAGTGTTAGATTTTTCATTGTAGTATGTTTTTGTAAATTCTTTTATTTTTTTGATACTACAAATGTACTTTGCCAAACAGCTTCATGGATAACCAAAAACAAGCTAGGAATGACCAAAATGTAAGATTTGGGGAAGATTGGTTTGTTTTTTGGTATTTTATAGTGTAGGATGAAAAATGTAATTCGGTCTCGTATACCAAAATATAGGAATCTGAATTGAGTTCAGAATGACAAATTTGTTTTCCTTCCGAGGATCGAAAAGTAAACAGTTACGTTGACAAAAAATAAAAAAAGTAAACAGTTGCGTTTACTTTTTATAAAATTCACAAGACAATGTTCAAATAATTAGCAATGATTTCTTTGGACGTTTTATGATTGAGTTGGTGTTCTTCAAACATATCCAAAAATAGTTTTTTGATGTTTTCGGCTTCTGCATCGCTCATGTTTACCGGCAATGTTTTGTCTGCCAATAAAAACGGGTAGGCTTCTGTGATGCGTTTCCGCGAAAGCGTTCTTCTATAAAAATCTTCTGAAAAAATGATATAGAAACCTTCCCAATTGGGCGCAATGTCCCACTGTAATATTTGATAGGGCGAATTGAAAAAAACGGTTACTTTTAAATTTTCTGTAGAGAAATTGCCTGTTTTCGCAAAACCTTCTCCGTCCAATTTGATGGCAATGGCATAAAACTCATGTTTAAAAGGCTCCATACGTTGCTGCACCGTTTTCATATTGTCTTGAAAGTCACGAATGTCAAAATCGTTCCATTGTGGCGGTGAAATATTGATGCCTTTGCAATACGCTTCTAATGTGGAAAAATGATTCAAAGAATGTTGTTTCTATCTTATAAAAATACACAAAAAAATCCGCTTCGATTGTGAAGCGGATTTTATAGTTATGAGAAATCTGATTACGTCAACACTACATTTTCTGTATTTGTTGTTTCAACAGATATTGTTGGTTCTTGTGTTGATTTTCGCGTTGTTAATTTTCTACCTAAGTAATAGAAAACTGGCGTTAAGAAGATTCCGAAAATGGTAACTCCCAACATTCCACTAAAAACTGCAATTCCAAGAGAAACTCTCAATTCAGAACCTGCACCCGTTGCAATTGCGAGTGGCACAACTCCTAAGATAAACGCCATTGCCGTCATTAAGATTGGACGCAAACGCAGTTTTGAAGCTTCTATGACTGCCGTTTTTAAGTCTTTTCCTTGGTCTTCTAGTTGCTTGGCAAATTCTACAATTAAGATGGCATTTTTACTTGCCAAACCTACCAACACAACGAGTCCGATTTGTACCATGATGTTGTTGTCTAATCCTGCTAAGTCAATTCCGATCATCGCAGAAAGTAAGACCATCGGTACAATAAAGATGACAGCTAATGGAAGTACGAGACTTTCAAACTGTGCCGCTAAGAGTAAGAATACAAAGATAACTGCGAGTAAAAAGGCAATTGCTGCGGTGTTTCCTGTTTGTTTTTGTTGGTATGCCATTTCTGTCCATTCAAAGGAGATTCCTTGTGGCAACACTTCTGCCGCTAAGGCTTCCATTTTGTCCAACGCTTGACCTGTACTGAAACCTGGCGCAATGTCTCCCACTAAAGAAGCCGAAGGATATAAGTTGAAACGTGCAATACGATTGGGACCTGCAATGTCTTTTTGTGTACTAATGGTTCCGAGTGGCACCATTTCACCTTTGTTATTTCGTACTTTGATGCGAGAAATATCGTCTGCCGTCAATCGGTTTGGCGCATCGGCTTGTGCCGTTACTTGATAGGTTCTGCCTAAGTAATTGAATTCGTTTACAAACGCTGATCCCATGTACACTTCTAGTGATTGAAATACGTCACCAACATCAATCCCTAATTGTGCTGCTTTTACGCGATCAATGTCTAAATATACTTGTGGTGTTTGTGTGTTGAAGAACGTAAATACACTACTCAACGCTGGATCTGCATTTGCTGCGGCAGCCAAGCTATACGTTGCGTTTAGTAAAGCTTCTGAACCTAAATTTGCTTTGTCTTGTACCATCATTCTGAATCCTCCCGCATTTCCAATTCCTCGTACCGATGGTGGCGGAATTACCACGACAAACGCATCGTCTACTTGCGACATTTTTCCTCTTAATGTTCCTAACAATTCTTTGTAACCAATTCCTTTTTCGTTACGAATATCAAAATCTTCAAGTGTTACGAATATTGCTGCTGCGTTGGATGCGTTGGTAAAGGAAGCGCCGTCAAATCCTGTGAAAGATACGGCAGTTTCTACACCGTCAACTTCTAATAAAACATCTAAGGCTTCTTGTACTACTTTGTCCGTTCTGCTTAAAGAAGATCCTGGTGGTAATTGAATCGCCGTAATGAAATATTGTTGATCCATTGCTGGTACAAACCCTGAAGCGACACGGTTAAATTCAAATCCCGTAAAGGCAATTAATCCAAAATATACAAACATGACCATGGCACTTGCACGAACGAGTTTGCGAACGCTGTTTCCATAACTTTCCGAAAGCCAATCCATAAAACGATTGAAACGATCGCCAATAAATTTAAAAGGACGTAGTAAAAATGGTTTTTTCTTGTCTGGATTATGTTCCTCGTGACGCATCAATAAAGCTGCCATGGCTGGACTTAAAGTCAACGAAACAAATACGGAGATTGCCGTTGCAACCGCAATGGTTAATCCGAATTGCTTGTAAAATTGGCCTGAAATTCCGTCTAAAAATGTCGTTGGAATGAAAACGGCAATCAATACGAGTCCTATCGCGACTAACGCGCCACCAACTTCATCCATCGTTTTACGAGCGGCTTCTTTTGGTGAAAATCCTTCTTTTAAATAGCGTTCCATGTTTTCTACCACCACAATCGCATCATCCACTACAATTCCAATGGCTAATACCAATCCGAATAAAGTTAAGTTGTTGAGTGAAAACCCTAATAGTTGCATCACGGCAAACGTGCCAATTAAAGAAACTGGAATGGCTAAGATTGGAATAATTGCGGCTCTCCATGATTGTAAGAAGAGTAAAATGACAAAGATAACTAACAATACGGCTTCAAAGATCGTGTGGTATACTTCGTCTACTGATTTTTGTACAAATTCCGTTGGATTGTAGGCAATTTTATAGGCTAAATCTTCTGGGAAATTTTTTGATAATTCGACCATTTTTGCTTGAATTTCAGCAGCAGTTTCCAACGCGTTTCCGCCAGGTTGTTGAAATATTGGCATCGCAATCGCAGGATCTTTTCCTAAGTATCCTTTGGTTGCATAGTTTTGTGCGCCCAATTCGGCACGACCGACATCTTTTAATTGAACTATACGACCGTTTTCTCCCGATTTGATAATGATGTTTTCAAAATCTTCTGTGGTTACTAATTTTCCTTGTGTTTGAATGTTGATTTCAAATGCGGATTGACTTCCAGATGGTAAGGTGTTTAATGTACCACTCGCAATTTGTAC harbors:
- a CDS encoding efflux transporter outer membrane subunit — translated: MKNLTLITIVSLILVSCGITKRDFEVNSNVDINKEYLTENLADEAFESTAVTIEWWTKFNDPVLDSLIEKSRKHNLDINAAVANLYASRATLKGTKFDRFPTVTANGNYTRTRLGENIFVPGSNPTFTTYNSSFDAFWETDLFGRVSNRIKGAYANQQVAIADMQATYILIFAEVARNYMELRGTQYQLDIAQRNLQGQQETYDLTVRLSKSGINNNLDVSRALAQLENTRATIPPLTARIEALKNSLSVLIGEIPGNLDTTIINKKPLPSLPTSVSVGDVSELVRRRPDVRKAEAALQIQIAKYNLSVAELYPKIQFGGSIGFSAVDFSNFGSNESFTWNIFPSISWAAFNLGRVKQQINKEDALTLASLQNYEKTVLEALEEIKTAMSNYTNELQRRELLRQSSEASATAKNFAQQRFNAGLDNFIDYLNADNTLLQAENRLAISETQSMTSLIAIYKALGGGWEIISDQELQQKYQDLQTKETSK
- a CDS encoding efflux RND transporter permease subunit gives rise to the protein MKFSHIFIKRPIFAAVLSILILIVGGLAYVSLPVSQFPDVAPPTVEVVATYPGANAETLSQTVASPLEKEINGVENMIYMTSQSSADGRVTLQVAFELGTDLDRAQVQVQNRVAIAEPRLPESVRRLGITTKKIAPDILLVVNMYSPNKTYDQTYIGNYATLQLKDELARIKGIGDIQLFGAAEYAMRIWLDPDKVASFNMTAGEVVAALRSQNVQIASGTLNTLPSGSQSAFEINIQTQGKLVTTEDFENIIIKSGENGRIVQLKDVGRAELGAQNYATKGYLGKDPAIAMPIFQQPGGNALETAAEIQAKMVELSKNFPEDLAYKIAYNPTEFVQKSVDEVYHTIFEAVLLVIFVILLFLQSWRAAIIPILAIPVSLIGTFAVMQLLGFSLNNLTLFGLVLAIGIVVDDAIVVVENMERYLKEGFSPKEAARKTMDEVGGALVAIGLVLIAVFIPTTFLDGISGQFYKQFGLTIAVATAISVFVSLTLSPAMAALLMRHEEHNPDKKKPFLLRPFKFIGDRFNRFMDWLSESYGNSVRKLVRASAMVMFVYFGLIAFTGFEFNRVASGFVPAMDQQYFITAIQLPPGSSLSRTDKVVQEALDVLLEVDGVETAVSFTGFDGASFTNASNAAAIFVTLEDFDIRNEKGIGYKELLGTLRGKMSQVDDAFVVVIPPPSVRGIGNAGGFRMMVQDKANLGSEALLNATYSLAAAANADPALSSVFTFFNTQTPQVYLDIDRVKAAQLGIDVGDVFQSLEVYMGSAFVNEFNYLGRTYQVTAQADAPNRLTADDISRIKVRNNKGEMVPLGTISTQKDIAGPNRIARFNLYPSASLVGDIAPGFSTGQALDKMEALAAEVLPQGISFEWTEMAYQQKQTGNTAAIAFLLAVIFVFLLLAAQFESLVLPLAVIFIVPMVLLSAMIGIDLAGLDNNIMVQIGLVVLVGLASKNAILIVEFAKQLEDQGKDLKTAVIEASKLRLRPILMTAMAFILGVVPLAIATGAGSELRVSLGIAVFSGMLGVTIFGIFLTPVFYYLGRKLTTRKSTQEPTISVETTNTENVVLT